Proteins from a single region of Theileria parva strain Muguga chromosome 1, complete sequence, whole genome shotgun sequence:
- the CAL gene encoding Caltractin: MNSRKSEVSYTTPSKVPYHQNNRKGRFDLSNEQLKEIKAAFNLLDSLNTGKIDYHELKVAMRALGFDVKKKEVLDLIQKYDKTNTGYIDFENFKEIMVKKFSERDPMDEINRAFELFDEDNKGNIVFKDLKRVSMELGHNLTDDDLRAMIEEFDNDRDGAISKEDFVNIMRQTSLY; this comes from the exons atgaacaGCAGAAAGTCGGAAGTTTCATACACCACTCCATCGAAGGTCCCTTATCATCAAAATAACAGAAAAGGCCGCTTTGATCTGAGTAATGAGCAACTAAAGGAGATCAAGGCTGCCTTCAATCTCTTGGATTCCCTAAACACCGGTAAAATCGACTACCATGAGCTTAAG GTTGCAATGAGAGCTCTTGGCTTTGATGTCAAGAAAAAGGAGGTTTTGGACCTGATCCAGAAATATGACAAAACCAACACTGGTTATATAGactttgaaaattttaaagaaataa TGGTTAAGAAGTTTTCGGAACGTGATCCAATGGACGAAATTAACAGAGCCTTTGAACTCTTCGATGAAGACAACAAAG GTAACATAGTTTTCAAGGACCTGAAAAGGGTTTCAATGGAACTt gGTCACAATTTGACCGACGATGATCTGAGGGCCATGATTGAGGAGTTTGATAATGATCGAGACGGAGCCA TTTCGAAGGAGGATTTTGTCAATATAATGAGACAAACCAGTCTGTACtga
- the polr2g gene encoding DNA-directed RNA polymerase II subunit rpb7, with protein sequence MYFVVEQWKLINLKPCQLGPNYQQNIEEMLRDQVEGHCTNKYGYVVCVIRIVQNDMGRVQDGTAMIVVNVKYQAIVFKPFKDEVLDAIVTDVNKLGFFAQAGPLKAFVSRNSIHPNFVYDSDSAYPCYSDGTISIKPQSEVRMRLQGIKYDNSNLFAIATINADHLGAFESDIAN encoded by the exons ATGTATTTTGTTGTAGAGCAATGGAAATTGATTAATCTAAAACCTTGTCAGCTTGGGCCTAATTACCAGCAAAACATTGAGGAAATGCTTAGGGACCAGGTAGAAGGTCACTGTACTAACAAATATGGCTACGTGGTTTGTGTTATTCGTATAGTTCAAAATGATATGGGACGAGTTCAGGATGGTACAGCTATGATTGTGGTTAACGTCAAATACCAGGCCATTGTTTTCAAACCATTCAAAGATGag GTGTTGGATGCTATTGTAACTGATGTTAATAAGCTTGGATTTTTTGCTCAGGCAGGGCCTTTAAAGGCCTTTGTATCTAGAAATTCCATACACCCTAACTTCGTATACGATAGTGACTCGGCATATCCCTGTTATTCTGATGGAACCATAAGCATAAAACCTCAATCTGAGGTAAGAATGAGGCTCCAGGGTATAAAATACGATAACTCAAACCTTTTTGCCATCGCAACTATAAACGCAGATCACCTAGGCGCTTTTGAAAGCGATATCGCCAACTAG